The DNA sequence GTCCGGCTGTATTAGTGGAAGTCGGTTTTGTGAGCAATACGCAGGAGGCCAAGCAGCTCCAATCGGTGGATTATCAAAAAGCAATGGCGAACGCGATCTACCAAGGGATTTTACGTCAATACTCTGGTGAAAAGGCTCTAATTACACCTTGAGGACTCGGGCTTCGTGTTCCTCGGGAGCGAATATGCTATAATGAACGCGCGAACATCATAGCTACAGGGTGGCATTCATTGAAAAGACAATAGATGAGGTGAACAAGATGTTGACCAAAGAACAAGTTCTTGAGGCACTGCGTGACGTAAAAGACCCGGAAATTAACCGCAGCCTGGTTGAACTAAATATGATTCGTGACATCCGTATTGAAGGCAGTACCGTCAGTCTCACCGTTGTACTGACTATTACAGGCTGTCCGCTGAAAGCAAAGATCGAGGACGATGTCATTGCTGCATTACGCGCATTGGGTGCAGAAGATGTTCATCTGCAGTTTGGAGCCATGACAGATGATGAACGTGCTGCTCTCAGTGCACAGTTGCGCGGAGGCGGAGCGGGACAGACTCACAATATGACGCCCGGACAAGCACCTGTACTCAATCCCATTTTGGACAAGAATTCCAAAACAACTTTTATCGCAGTTACTTCCGGAAAAGGTGGCGTAGGGAAATCGACCGTTACCGTCAATCTGGCTGTTGCGTTAGCTCGCATGGGCAAAAAGGTCGGAATCATTGATGCGGATATTTACGGCTTTAGTGTTCCCGATATGATGAACATCGAACAGCGTCCGACGGTTATCGGGGAAACCATCCTGCCTGTAGAACGAATGAACGTAAAAGTTATGTCTATGGGCTTTTTTGTAGAAGACAACTCCCCGATTATTTGGAGAGGTCCGATGCTGGGTAAAATGCTGCGCAATTTCTTCTCCGAAGTTCATTGGGGGGAAGAACTGGATTACTTGCTGCTGGACTTGCCTCCAGGAACAGGGGATATGGCGCTGGACGTTCATACGATGATCCCGCAAAGCATGGAAATCGTCGTGACAACACCTCACGCGACGGCTGCCTTTGTTGCTGCTCGCGCTGGAGCCATGGCAAAGCGTACGGGACATGAAATTCTCGGGATCGTGGAAAACATGGCTTGGTACGAAGCAAAAGATGGTTCAAAGGAATACGTGTTTGGACGTGGTGGAGGTGCCAAACTGGCAGAAACGCTTACAAGCGAGCTGCTGGCACAAATTCCGTTGGGACAGCCTGACAACCATCCATCTGAACCCGATTACTCTCCATCAATTTACCGGGAGCAATCAGCAATCGGACAGATCTACATGGATATGGCGAAACGCGTCGCTGAGAAATGCGAAAGCGCAGTTAAACAATAAAAAGAAAACAAAAAGGTGGGCTCCTTCAAAAGAGCTCACCTTTTTCACGGATAGGAATTTATAAGCTCGATCGCTTATAATTCCGGGGCGTATGGAGAAGCGCCTCAGCGTCCGCTTATTACTTTGTGGAACTCTGCCCTCCGCCTCCACCGCTCTTTTTGCCTTTGTTTTTCTTTGGTTTAAGCTCTTTTGGTTTGGTCATTTCCTCTTGAACTTTGGTCATAAGCTTCATCATTTCCTCCTGAAACAGAGGGCTTTTCATGGATTCCTTCATAACCTGCATGGTTTGTTGACGGTATGCGGAACTTTTCATGAGATCCATCAGGTTTTTTTCAAACTCGGGATCCTTCATCACGCTGATGAGCTCTTTTTGGTAGTCCGGATCCTTCATTAAGTCCTTCATAAGTGTCTTTTGCTCATTTTTCATGGACTTGGCTAACGTGCTGGCGAATTTAGGATCTTTGAATGCGTCTTTGATCTGCGTGCTTTTTGGATCAGTCAAACTTTGAATCAAGGTAGTGCGCACAGTGGATTCGTCCATCACGACATTTTGCTTGAACTTTTCGTCCTTCATCATTTTTTCAACCGATTTTTTGGCTTCGTCGGTCTGCAAAATGTCCAGCACCATGTCTTTCGTGCTTTTATAATCAGGCTGAGACGTACTTTTTGCTCCGCCGCTTGATGAGCAACTCGTCATGAGCAGACAGACAGCTAGTGATAGCCAAAAAGCCATTGCCTTTTTTCCCATGGGGTGGACACCTCCTTCTTTACTCTGCCTACAAGTAACGTGTGCATTTTGTTTTGTTCTTACGCTAGTATTTTCTTGCATGCATTGGTACAATCATATTCGATGTGGATGGGAGGGAATGTTTGGTGAGTTTGCGTAAGTATGGCTGGCTTTTTTTCACTACCCTACTGCTTGGCGGATTGGGTGGTGCATTAGTCGCCTTTATTTTTGACTTGGAAAAATTGACGGAAAGCAGTGCAGGCAACTTTTTTGTAGGCACTCTTATGTACGTGTTGTATGGGATGACCATCAGTATTGTGGCCCAAATGGGTTTTTTTGCGTATATGACGATTAATTATTTTGCGAAGACCATCTTTAAAACGCCTGCGATGTGGAAAAGTGTCCAAGTGTTTCTCGTCGTCTTTGTATTTTTTGATATGATTTATCTGCGCTATACCTCACTGGGGGATGGCGGATCCATTGGGCCTTTTCTCGTTGAACCGATCCTTTTGCTGATTGTAGCGGTGGTAACGGCTTTTGGAAAATCAAATTTGACCAACCGTACCGCATGGATTCCTACGTTGTTCTTTATGTTCGTCGTCACAGCGCTTGAGTGGATTCCAGCACTCAAAGAAGTCGATGTCCATTCCACGTTGTCCATGCTGGTTCCTTTATTGTTTTGCAACGTCTGGCAAGTCATGCAATTACATCGTCTTGTAAAAAGAGAAAGCTGACCCAAAGTAGGTCAGCTTTTTTGTATGTAGCTGGATAGGAATTAATGGATCTCTTTGCTCTTCACGTCCGTACCTGTGATGAGCTCAGATACGGTGACGAATTCATAGCCTTGCTGGCGTAGCTTGTCGATGATGACGGGGAGAGCTAAATGCGTTTCTTTGCAGGAGTCGCTCGCGTGCATCAGAATAATATCACCAGGGTGAGCTTTTGATAATACGTTGTTGATGATAGTCTCTGTACCTGGATTCATCCAATCCTTGGAGTCTGTGTCCCATTGGATGACGGAATACCCCATGCCACCGGCGATTTGCAAGACGCGTTTGTCGAAATCCCCATTGGGCATCCGGATCAGGTTTGGCTTTTTACCCGTCATTTCGGTGAGAATGGTGTCCGCCTTACCGATCTGGGAGCGGATTTCTTCATCCGAGTATTTGCTGTAATTATCATGCTTGTGTCCGTGTGAGCCAATTTCGAAGCCGTCTTCTTTAATGCGTTTGACGATTTCAGGATGACGTTGACTCCACGGAGAAGATAAAAACAAAGTAGCCTTGGTCACATTCTTTTCCTTCAGAATATCTAGGATGGGTACCGTGCGCGTTTCTCCCCAGCTGATGTCGAATGTCAGGGCGATCTTTTTCTCTTTGGTGTCTACTTTGTAGATGGCTTGTGGAGCTTGATTTCCACCTGAAAAGGCCGCGATCGTATCACGCTCAGCATAGCCAATTCCCGCAGTCAACAGTATGGCTGTTACAATGATCAGAATTTGTTTCAAGCGTTGTGCACTCACTACGTAGATCCATCTCATGGAAAAGCACCTCCTTTGTCCGATAACAGTTTATGCATGTAAGACAAGGATATTCTTTGGCCTGTTGGCTATTGTTGAGGTACAATGCATATAGTGGTAGTACCAGGCTGTAAAAGGAGCGTGGCTCATGAAAAATCATTTGCGGCGGTTGTGGTTGGACAATAGACGGTTCTTCCTGGCCGCATGTTTGCTGTTTATTGGTGGCGGACTAATTGGATATTTGCAGGCACCCATGGTGGAGTCAATGGTGAGTGAACTCATGGGGCAGCTGAAGGAAATTGTGGATCGGATTAAAGAAAGTGGTGGCGGTGTATTCGCTACATTTTGGATGATTTTCTCCAATAACGTTGTCAGTGCTTTGATGATGATGGCACTGGGATTGTTCTTTGCATTCTTTCCCATAATTGGATTGGTGGCCAACGGAATTTTGTTGGGCTTCATCCTTTCCAAATCCGTAGGGGTTAGCCCTTGGCTAATGTTTGGCGCAGGAATTTTGCCGCATGGAATCTTTGAGCTACCAGCAGTGCTTTTTGCAGCGGGCATTGGGATCCGCTTGGGGCTGTTGAGCTTCCGGTCCGTAGGTGTTCTATTTCAACCACACAAGGTAGATCGTTTGAAAAATGACTGGTATGATACTCTGAAGCAATTTCCAGTTGCCGTGATCACTGTGATTGTATTGTTACTGATTGCAGCGATTGTAGAAAGCTCTATTACTCCGTTTATCATTAATGGATTGATAGGAGACCAAATGAAAATAAACGTGATGAAATAATTTTTGTGTGAGAAATAGTGAAAATATTGAAGCCTTCCTAAACGGAGGGCTTTTATTTTTGAATAGGGTTGAATTCCCTTGGAAAGGATAGAGGGGAGACTCGTTAGGCGGAGGTCGATTTCATTGCTAGGGTTTTTGTTTAACACGAAAGAAGTTCAAGAACTGGAGTATCTGATAAAG is a window from the Brevibacillus choshinensis genome containing:
- a CDS encoding P-loop NTPase, coding for MLTKEQVLEALRDVKDPEINRSLVELNMIRDIRIEGSTVSLTVVLTITGCPLKAKIEDDVIAALRALGAEDVHLQFGAMTDDERAALSAQLRGGGAGQTHNMTPGQAPVLNPILDKNSKTTFIAVTSGKGGVGKSTVTVNLAVALARMGKKVGIIDADIYGFSVPDMMNIEQRPTVIGETILPVERMNVKVMSMGFFVEDNSPIIWRGPMLGKMLRNFFSEVHWGEELDYLLLDLPPGTGDMALDVHTMIPQSMEIVVTTPHATAAFVAARAGAMAKRTGHEILGIVENMAWYEAKDGSKEYVFGRGGGAKLAETLTSELLAQIPLGQPDNHPSEPDYSPSIYREQSAIGQIYMDMAKRVAEKCESAVKQ
- the gerD gene encoding spore germination lipoprotein GerD codes for the protein MGKKAMAFWLSLAVCLLMTSCSSSGGAKSTSQPDYKSTKDMVLDILQTDEAKKSVEKMMKDEKFKQNVVMDESTVRTTLIQSLTDPKSTQIKDAFKDPKFASTLAKSMKNEQKTLMKDLMKDPDYQKELISVMKDPEFEKNLMDLMKSSAYRQQTMQVMKESMKSPLFQEEMMKLMTKVQEEMTKPKELKPKKNKGKKSGGGGGQSSTK
- a CDS encoding KinB-signaling pathway activation protein; translated protein: MSLRKYGWLFFTTLLLGGLGGALVAFIFDLEKLTESSAGNFFVGTLMYVLYGMTISIVAQMGFFAYMTINYFAKTIFKTPAMWKSVQVFLVVFVFFDMIYLRYTSLGDGGSIGPFLVEPILLLIVAVVTAFGKSNLTNRTAWIPTLFFMFVVTALEWIPALKEVDVHSTLSMLVPLLFCNVWQVMQLHRLVKRES
- the pdaB gene encoding polysaccharide deacetylase family sporulation protein PdaB, whose translation is MRWIYVVSAQRLKQILIIVTAILLTAGIGYAERDTIAAFSGGNQAPQAIYKVDTKEKKIALTFDISWGETRTVPILDILKEKNVTKATLFLSSPWSQRHPEIVKRIKEDGFEIGSHGHKHDNYSKYSDEEIRSQIGKADTILTEMTGKKPNLIRMPNGDFDKRVLQIAGGMGYSVIQWDTDSKDWMNPGTETIINNVLSKAHPGDIILMHASDSCKETHLALPVIIDKLRQQGYEFVTVSELITGTDVKSKEIH
- a CDS encoding stage II sporulation protein M; protein product: MKNHLRRLWLDNRRFFLAACLLFIGGGLIGYLQAPMVESMVSELMGQLKEIVDRIKESGGGVFATFWMIFSNNVVSALMMMALGLFFAFFPIIGLVANGILLGFILSKSVGVSPWLMFGAGILPHGIFELPAVLFAAGIGIRLGLLSFRSVGVLFQPHKVDRLKNDWYDTLKQFPVAVITVIVLLLIAAIVESSITPFIINGLIGDQMKINVMK